GCACGGGAGGATCTCCCGAGAACACATCCGCCTCAATATGCTACGGGTCTCCGGGGGTGCTGCACGGCGCATTCAGTTATCTTCTGCAGAGTGCCGAGGGCCAGATCCTTGAAACGCATTCCGTGGCGGCGGGCCTTGATTATCCGTCGGTGGGGCCCGAGCACAGTTTCTACCATCAGACCGGCCGCGCCGAATATGTCAGCGTTTCCGACGCTGAAGCCATCAAAGCTTTTGAGCGCCTCTCAAAACTTGAGGGCATCATACCGGCTCTTGAATCTTCTCACGCTCTGGCTTATCTTTCGCATCTTGCTCCGAAGACGAAAAAAAACGCCGTCATATGCGTGTGCCTTTCCGGCCGCGGCGACAAGGACATGGCGATAGAGAAAAGTCTCGCGCGGAGCTTCAAAAAATGAAAAGTCAAAAACGCATTGCGTCGGCACTATCAGGAACCGTCCCCAATACCATAAAATTTTCGGTTTTTGAAGGCTGCGGGATTAACGCTGCCGCGCGGGGGAAAGCCCTCAACATATTTTTTGTCGCGGGAGTGCCGGACATGAAGACTTCCGCGGAAGCCTTAAGAAAACTCCCCGCCTGCGGATGCGACATCATAGAAATCGGCGTGCCGTATTCTGATCCTCTCGCCGACGGGCCCGTCATAAGGGGCGCCTACACGATGGCGCTGAAAAAGGGCGTCACCCTCAAAAAGGTGCTGGAGCTGGTAAAGGCCGAGCGTAAAAATGTGCCGGTGCCCATTGTGCTGATGATATACAGCAATCTTGTGCTTCGCAAAGGAGCGGATAATTTTATAAGAGAAGCCGTGGGAAGCGGCGTAAACGGGGTGATAGTGCCGGATATGATGTATCCGTATTCAAAAGATTTCGCCCTCCTGTGCCGCGAGTCCGGCCTGGCCTTTATACCTCTTGTCGCTCCGGCGACGGAGAAAGAAAGGATAAAGGAAATATCCGCCTCCGGCGACGGATTCCTTTATTATGTCAATGTTGAGGGCATAACGGGAGCGAGGGAAAAGCTCCCCGCGGGGATCGCGTCCAGGCTCAGGGAAGTGTCAGAGGCTTCAGTCCTTCCTGTTATGAGCGGTTTCGGCATACCCCGCCCGGAGCATGTGAAAGCCATAAAAAAATATGTTGACGGGGTCATCGTCGGCAGCGCCGTGCAGAAAGAGCTCAATGCCGGCAGAAAACCCTGGGCTCTGGTAAAGGAGTTGAAATGTTCTTTTTCATAAAAAAATCCGACGACGGCCTGTGGATGAAATGCGCCTCATGCAATGAGATCACATACAGGAAGCAGCTCGTGGCCAATTCCTACGTCTGTTCCAAGTGCGGAAGTTATTTCCGTATAGGAGGAAAAGAATACATAGACCTTCTGACCGACGAAGGCAGTTTTACGGAATATTTCTCCGATATAAAACCCACCGATCCTCTCAAATTCTATGATGTTAAAAAATACGCCAAAAAACTCAAGGAAGCCCAGAAAAAAACGGGCGACAATGACGCTTTTATCTGCGGATTGTGCTCCATAAACGGCGTCAGCGCGGCGATAGGCGCGCTCAATTTCGCTTTTATGGGCGGGAGCATGGGCTCGGTCGTCGGCGAAAAGATAGTGATGCTCACGGAAAAAGCCGTCAGGGACAAACTGCCCGTTGTCATAGTCTCAGCATCGGGCGGAGCGCGCATGCAGGAAGGTATCCTTTCGCTGATGCAGATGGCCAAAACTTCCGGGGCCCTGGCGAAACTCGCGAATGAGAAGCTGCCCTTTATATCCGTTCTGACAAATCCCACCACGGGCGGTGTGAGCGCGAGTTTTGCTTTTCTCGGGGATGTTATAATGAGCGAGCCTAAGGCGCTCATCGGTTTCGCCGGGCCGCGCGTGATAGAGCAGACCATAAGGCAGAAACTTCCGGAGGGTTTTCAAAAGGCGGAATTCCTGCTTGAAAAGGGACAGATAGACATGATCGTCGAAAGGGGCGAACTGAAAAATAAAATATCGGAAATTCTGAATATTCTCAAAGGAGGGAAATCATGAAAAGTAAATCTACGGGGGATGTTATGAACCCATGGCTTGTCGCTAAACAGCAGCTCGCTTCTGTCGCCGAGAGCATAGGCCTTGAGCCCTGGATATACAACAAGCTCAGCGAGTGCAAGAGGAGCCTTATTGTTTCCATACCGGTCAAGCTGGACGCAGGCGGGGTGAAAATGTTTGAGGGCTTCAGAGTGCAGCACAATCTTGACAGGGGCCCCGCCAAAGGCGGAATACGCATACACCCCGCTGTGACGCTGGACGAGGTGAAGGCCCTCGCCATGTGGATGACATGGAAGTGCGCCGTTGTCAACATACCCTACGGAGGAGCCAAGGGCGGTATCACATGTGAACCTTCCGAACTTTCAAAATCCGAACTTGAGAGAATGGTCAGGCGCTACACCTCGGAGATAGGAATAATAATAGGCCCGGAAAAGGATATTCCCGCGCCGGATGTCAATACGAATCCGCAGGTGATGGCCTGGATAATGGACACATATTCAATGAATGTGGGCTATTCGTCGCCGGCCGTTGTGACGGGAAAACCCGTGAGCATAGGCGGTTCTCAGGGCCGTCCGGAGGCCACCGGCA
This genomic stretch from Candidatus Omnitrophota bacterium harbors:
- a CDS encoding tryptophan synthase subunit alpha, yielding MRVPFRPRRQGHGDREKSRAELQKMKSQKRIASALSGTVPNTIKFSVFEGCGINAAARGKALNIFFVAGVPDMKTSAEALRKLPACGCDIIEIGVPYSDPLADGPVIRGAYTMALKKGVTLKKVLELVKAERKNVPVPIVLMIYSNLVLRKGADNFIREAVGSGVNGVIVPDMMYPYSKDFALLCRESGLAFIPLVAPATEKERIKEISASGDGFLYYVNVEGITGAREKLPAGIASRLREVSEASVLPVMSGFGIPRPEHVKAIKKYVDGVIVGSAVQKELNAGRKPWALVKELKCSFS
- a CDS encoding acetyl-CoA carboxylase carboxyltransferase subunit beta, with the protein product MFFFIKKSDDGLWMKCASCNEITYRKQLVANSYVCSKCGSYFRIGGKEYIDLLTDEGSFTEYFSDIKPTDPLKFYDVKKYAKKLKEAQKKTGDNDAFICGLCSINGVSAAIGALNFAFMGGSMGSVVGEKIVMLTEKAVRDKLPVVIVSASGGARMQEGILSLMQMAKTSGALAKLANEKLPFISVLTNPTTGGVSASFAFLGDVIMSEPKALIGFAGPRVIEQTIRQKLPEGFQKAEFLLEKGQIDMIVERGELKNKISEILNILKGGKS